The DNA region TGTTATGATGAGCTAGCGCTTTGAGATGCTTGGAGAACAAGTTACGGAGCTTAAACATGTGCCATCTCTTGAAGATTCCACCTTTTCTTCCCCATAGAAGAGCCATTCTCACAATACTCCAAGCTCTCTGTGTTGCTACTGATctgcttttcttctttgattcccCCATGGATTTGTTTTATCAAGATCTGACTTcacttgttgattgttgtgtgttttttgtttgctgCTTTGGTTCTTCAGGTGATGAATGAGATTGTGGACAGTTCTGTGTGtaagtatatatacacaaagtAAGCAGCTTTTTGCAGTTTGGTTGACGCTGAGAGAGAGATTGACGTATAAGTTATTCAATAAAAGAAGTTCGTTTAAGGATCAAATTAAAcgttattttcatattaaactGAATTCTACGTGGGCTGTACGCGGGCAAGATCTGAGCTGTTTAGCCGTTTTGATTGTTTCTTAAtttacattttcctttttgtatcattttatttgtttgattttagttttttcctcACTAATATAAAACTAATCGTCTTTCATCACAGTTTCAAAAGGACATTTCAAGTTATAAGAAACTTAGACGAATTAAGTGGAACCAATTTTGTTTCtacaaaatgtgtttttttctttttctttctcaaacagattttatattttagtgtaatatatagagagaaatgTCAATTAGTTGCAACAAATTTTCTACATTGTTTTTTTCATACATTGTTATTAAACGTACTGTAATCGTACTCTTGTTCTGGTATTAATTTCGACGCGTAGACATATTTTAGGAGATTAATTCcacaaaattacaaacaatgtgttatatatttttccaatgtttataattatcaccgtcttaaaattagtcaaaacttacatttttagtaattaaaaggTTATAGGATTTATTAGAAAGTAAGCGATTAGTTAGAAGTACTTGTAACTAAAAATAAGGAGGAATCAcataatcacaaacaaaaattgtatgAATCTTACAAACTTGAATgcacaaagaaaacaacttcGTCGTTGTTTGTCTACGTAGGTAAAAATATGATCTAGGTCAAATACTTAATTATGATGTTCAAACCATTATTAACGAACAAAAGATAGATGCTTGgaattgattaataataattggTACAAAAGTATAATAGAGATTTACGTACGTACAATGGAAACTTCGTtgtaatcaaataataattgtaGAAATAATCAGAGACATAATTGTATAATAAGCTTAAGGGACTGCAGGTTTGATTGGTTAGTTACGCTCTGCCGTTGAATAATGTCCTTACGGCTGTTTcgttgttttattgttttccaCGCAACCGTGTCCtatcatagattttttttttttctttttttggtttaaactcaTAGATTTTGTTATGTGtacttttctttaatttggttttgctaaaaatcattaacagagaaaattttgggggaaaaaacatacaattcaTGGGCATTGAATAGATTCAAATACAGATTTTAATTCGGTTCATACTAAATAAATCCGGTTTGATTTTAgttcaattataatttattgccACGTTAGCTAGTTAAGATAAAAACGTCAATATTCAAactgttcatttttttttaatttctctgatCACCGCCTCCAATAAATCAAAATAgatatacaaatttatattgaCTGAAACGTTTGCAAATGAAACCACATATATGGTCGATGTACATTGCATCTTTTACGTGTAATACTTACGAACATGTTGGAACGTAGTGCAAAGCATGGAACCATGTTTTGTGGCAGATTATTCGTGCAAGTAACTTAGGGGTTCCTTCCTTTTTAATCAAACTTTCAATAATTCATTCAAGGACGTTTGTCTTTTTCTCATTAATtgcgttatatatatatatttcttaaccAAATTGAGTTATTCTGACAATTTTATACGCTTTTGGTATAACTATATAGTTATGCTTTtcaactaaaagtctaaaaccaaaacaaacctaCCTGTTTATGAGGACAAAAAACACATACAATAGTATTACGGCTGTGGGTTCGTAGTCGCATTCAATTGAAGAGTTAATACAAAACCTTAGCTAGGAATTTAATCTGTATTTTTATTGATTACGTTGCAACATAATTTTAGTTGACTAAACTTGccaatattttgaattttgattagaaccttcttttccttttgattagaaccatacatatatatttttttgtttctttaattaagttAACTACagcaataatttataaaattagtcaTGTATTTAGGctgttctttcttttcttgattttatttgttcCCATAACGACGGCAGAAAAAGCGCACTGTTTTCTAGTTTTCGTTAAGATCCTACTTCCCTTTAACCCCCATACCAATTTGACATCTTATTATTCAACACCTATACTTTTAAAACTACCATTTACACCCCCACTATACATACACAACACATAAATAGAAGATCCGTTACACACAAACTAAAGCTCCTCACCGGAATCTTtctttgaagaaacaaaaaaaaaaatctctcccCTGTTCGTCAgggagaagatttttttttcttttcttcatctttctgatattttggttctttttttttcccatggAAACAAAATATcagaatgatgatgatcaagttTCAACACAAAAGCAGAACGGTGATATACAATTAGAGATagagcaaataaacaagactcCGACCATAAAGACGAAAAAATTATCACGTGGGATGCACATGTTCTCTGTCGTCATGTTCATGCTCCGTCGTCGCCGGAGGAGAAAGACCTTCAACACCAGGTTTTGGCGTCGAGTTGTCGAGTCCGTACGTAAAGTCCGTTCCGAAATCACGATAATGCCGTCGTCCAATTTCATTAATACGATCGTTCtcgctcctcctcctcttccggCCTGCACGGAGACCGAAGGAGAAGACGGTGTTGGTGTTGAGGACGTTGATGAATCCGGGGACCGTTTATCGGAGGCTATCGAGGTTTTCACGGcggcttcatcttcatcgtcgtcAGGAATCTCGGGATATGGATCAGCCATGTCCTTGCGTGATTTGGAGTATCCTTATGATGATGATATCGACGAGGAAGATGAATGTTATAGTGATGTGGAAGGAGGAGATGATATGATAGATGAGAAAGCTGAGGAGTTCATCGTGAGGTTCTATGAGCAAATGAAGATGCAAAATCAGGTTTACAGTGATCGTTGCAAAGCCAAAGGGATAATGATGAACTGATGATCTAGTTATATAAGATCGTATCATATATGATTTGCGTCATCAACATGCAATGGAGATGGGTTTAAGTACGTGAAAATATGGATTGATTAATTTGGTCAGACGAAGGATCAATCTTTCAGGTTTTTCTTGgtcggttttgtttttttggtattactataatttaatgaaactcctataaattttttactataattcatttttgttttgtaatttgtgaTTGTATTTCAGTTAATGAAAAATAGGAAATGAAATAAATGTATGTGTGTTTGTGAGGGAGCTTAAATTTTGtgctatatattaattaaagtttCAGTCAaactattattttctttgtgtgtttaatAAGCTCATATCGAAACTTGGTAATATTATCAGCACATTTGACCCATATGTACATTGAATTgaattctttttgaaaattgaaGAATTTGATTTTTCCAGCCATATATACCGATGAACATGGTCGAATAGAGATAAGTGAAATATCATCGCGAGTGATGGTAACGGTTACACATTTTATTCCATATAGTGAAAAACTCATAGAGACTACAGTGACAAATGAAGTTTCCGTAGTCAAGAACTGGCTCCTCGCCATACGAGTAGCCTACCAAGAGGAACCAACGGTGATCATCTCTCTGAACTCCAAGACCAGTCCTCAAGATGATGCAAAAACCTGGACTCTTCAACTATGCATCAAAACCAAATGCCTCATTCTCCAACTACTTCATGCGAATCAAAACACCAACCTCGGCGAATGCATTAGTGATCTATTTCTCGATgagagatttgtttttatagGAATAGGTATTGCCGAAAAGGTCACTAAGCTCGGCTGGCTAAATAGAGTTGTTAAGAAAGCTGATGTTCGTGATTTGGTGAAGGTAAATTTTCCTTTAAGTTATGGTGAGAAATCATCAAGGCTTAGCTTGAAGGGTATGGCTTATGACTTGTTGGGATTTGGCTCGTGGATACCGAAGAGGAAGATTTGTCCGACAGACTTGGCTAATGAAGTTCTTGATGAAGAGGTGATTAAGTTCTTGTCCATCGACGCTTATGTTTGTTATGAAATTGGGTGTAAGATGCTTTAGCAAATGATTAAATATGTGGAAGAGCATTCTTGTGGTCtatttatatacttttgttaTTTGCTACTGtattatttatatcatttaagACAAGAGACAAATACCAAGTAAGGATTGCATatttgaatcctaattattcTTCTTGAGCTAAAGAAACTCTACTAAGCCAGCTCGGAACATCGGATTTGACGTTACCGGTTCTTACCTGGCGACTTCCAAACCGGAGGCCGTTGGCTGTACCGGACAATGCTCTAACGGCAATAACCCTTCCAAATTGATATTTCCCATTCGAATCGTTCGATTTCTCCTCCACCTTTTCCTCATGATCATAAATATCCTTGTTCCATTCCCGGTTATCTCCGGTTTTCATTGCTGCCTAAGTTTTATGTAGATAACAAGAGAAAAAagttggtttttcttttttttttttttcttttcatgtatacacaagaagatggagaaggcaACACTGGctagaaatatttatatgtgtttgtgtACAAAGTAAAAGAGAGCTGGGTGAAGATTTGATTTACCAAACGACAAGTAATGTGAAGCTTTAGTTTGAAGAAACTAANNNNNNNNNNNNNNNNNNNNNNNNNNNNNtttttttttttttttttttttcgtacaCTTCAAGTTTAACCTTTCACctttcgaatatatatatatatatattttttcttcttctaaattttcTTCATCATGAGATCGGTGAACATCATTTTAGAAGAGTTACACACACTCAATGTTgtatttatactataaatttaaaattgaaatccaGCCTATTTATAATGTGGATATTTTTCTGGTCATGAATTATATAATATCTCTATGCCTTCACGCCACACAGATTTTGGATTGAATTACAACTACTGTCCATAACTTCCCCATCAGCAGGTTCATAGGGGAGTTTTTAGCATTttggtagaaaaaaataaatcagaaaaaacgaaaaaaagtaAGGCAGCCTCTTATATAATATACTCATTCTTGCTCTAAGTGACTAAACGTGTTAACGTTCTGTTGGCcagacaaaaaaatagaaaaggtaaaaaaaaattgttttcctctctctatctttctctcgCGATCGAAACGGCAAAGATTTGTATTTGAAATCAAAGGATCGGTTCTGTGAGATGATGAGATGATGAGCGATGAGTTCGTTGAACCGAACCGGTTCACGTTTCCTTATGTGCTTAAGGCTTGTGCGAAAACAGGGAAGATTCAACAAGGTAAGCAGATTCATGGGTTGGCTTTAAAGCTTGGGTTGAGCTTCGTGATTGGTAATCTCGTTAGAATGTATGTGATCTGTGGTTTGATGAAAgatgtttgtgtgttgttttacAAGAACATTATAGAAAAAGATAGGGTGGTGATGGTTgatagaagaaagagagatggtgaGTTTGTGTTATGGAATGTTatgattgatggttagagttaGAGTTAGGAGAATGGTTGCATTGTTATGCGGTGAATAACGGTATCAGGATTGATGATGTGCTTGGCTCTGCATTGATTGATATGTACTCGAAATGTGGGATCATTGAGAAAGCGGTTAAGATTTCTCTGAATCTTTCATGCTGCATATATTTCTAGCGTTTGATCTTATAATTATGTTCATGTAATTTTTGCCTCTTGGATCTGTTATTTTAGATTGTGGAGGATGCTTTGCTTTGTGGGTGATGGTTTTGATGGATCGTTGTCTTCTCTGagctacatcttcaggtagtcttcttcctcctaatcgattttgtttttttctttctgtataaGTGACAttacatatctctgtttctttgatgcAGACCATCGATATTAATGTGTGAGggttggaagagaagaaagaaacattgtGAAAGTGAATGGTTTGCGTATGAAGCTAGAACCATACAAGGAGATGTTCAGAACTATTAGCTGTTTTAATCATTCTTCACTCTTTATGTTACAGAAAATTCTTTCCTTTTGACTCTTTCTGTTACTCGGTTGAAAGATCtttcgttttggttttgattttgattattttttggtGTCACGTAGATTTCGAAATTGAGCATGATTCCGGTGGTATGCGTGTTGGAATGGATTATACATAGCAAGCATTACTGTAAAGAAGTGAAAGCTTCTGTTACGGTTGTGGTTATTGGTGTTGGGATCTGTACTGTGACTGATGTCAAAGTTAATGCCAAAGGTTTCATTTGTGAGGTTTCATTTGTGCGTGCACTGCTGTTTTCTCCACATCTCTCCAGCAGATTGTAAGTTATCCCTTTCTTTATGTTAGATCTGGCTTTGCTTGTTTTGATCTCTCTTTCGTTCTTGAAACGCAAATGTTTGGCTGGAATCCTGAAAAGGGCATTTATTCTCCGGCAAGTGTTTGGCtgataaaatttcatttttccttttggtAACAGTCAATAGGTTCTCTGCAAAAGAAGTACTCAGTAGGATCTTTTGAATTGCTGGGCAAAACAGCTCCAATCCAAGCCATTTCACTTCTCATCTTTGGCCCTTTTGTTGACTATTTCTTGAGCGGAAAATTCATATCTACTTACAAAATGACTTATGGTGCCATCATAAGTAACTTTTTTCAACTTCTCTAAGATTCAGATGACTCAAACGTAAACACAAAATCCTTACTCTTATCTCTAAATTTTGCAATTCTGCATTCTTCTCTCTTGTGCATTAGCTGTTTTCTGTAACATAAGCTGTTTGACATTATAGGTTACAGTTTCAAACATTTGTCTTACtagtttagttttgtaattgtAGATTTACTcagatttttgtctttttttcttcaggATGCAAGctttttataattatagttTAATCATTTATACTACTTCTAAtctatttaaacttttaaaatttcaaaaaactatattttcaaaataagagACCCATAATTATATACTACCATTGGAGAATACAATTTGAATTAAGAGATCAAGAGTTTTTAGAATttaaacagtacacaattaattcttaaaaaattcaaacagtaTATAAGATACTCAATATATGAACCTCCCATTAATCTTGCTCTAATCCTACAAATTCTTAAAGGACATACAATAATTAACAccatgaaaaagaaagaaggagcATTGCTTGACATTGAAACATTCTCCTAAAATGGAATTTTCTCTTTAAGTCGTACAACTTTTGCTACTTCAAGTTTCTTTTCAATTGGGATTCTCGTTCGTTTGTAACTCTACTATAAGTATATCATCGATTAAACAAATCATTTCTCACTCGGGGTTACGTAACTTACATTGCAACTACGTATATTTCTACGGCCTAGTGAGAAAACAATGGGCCGCTATTGGGCTTCGTTGTTTGATAAAGCctcttaaaattattaaaagtcaAAAGACAGGTCAGTAAAGTAAATCcagtattattaattaaaaaaatcctcCGATACCTTTTGTAGACGTTgtgatttcaaattcaaaaaagttTGTGGCAATATCGTGAATAATACTAAAGCCCAGGCCCAATATCGTCTTTTGACAGCCATTGAACCCGTAGCCTCCACCTCTAGTCCCGGCGTcacttttgtatataaaatcaCTCCCCGAAAACCCTGATTCTCCTCCTctctacttcttcctcttcctctctgagactccaagaaaaaaaaatcaaaaaggctCGATCGAATCGTTGTTCGAATCGTTGTTAGTATCTGTTGATTCGATAAAGCTACCATGTCTTATAGACCGAGCGCGAAGACCGAGGTTCGTAGGAACAGGTACAAGGTATCTGTTGACGCCGATGAAGGTCGTCGGAGACGGGAAGATAACATGGTGGAGATtaggaagaacaagagagaggaGAACTTGCAGAAGAAGAGGCGTGAAGGCTTTACTGCTCCCATGGCGTCACAGCTAGGCCAGggtttctcctcttctcttcctaCTGAAACGAGAGTatgttcttcttcgtcttctactactattattatattttttttttctagttctTTTGCTGGTACCGATTCAGATGGTTTTTTTTAGATTGGGGATTTGAATCTGATTGCGGACCTAGTTAAGATCTGATGATGAATTTGAATGAAATTGTAAGCTTCTGATCTATAGGTTAATTAGATCAGGAGTActgaatttgaattttgagGTATagagaaccctaatttttggaAACTGAATTGCTTAGAGATGCTTGGTTCTTTCAATTGCAGTTGGATAATTTACAACAGCTGGTTATCGGAGTAAGCTCAGAAGATAGAGGCGCACAACTGGAGGCGACTGCTGGCTTAAGGAAATTGCTTTCaattggtttgtgatttataactctcattcttcttcttcttcatatggtTGTTTAGTTCTTTTTGCTTGTTTTTGCTTATTgtggttgattttgtttttgtagagcGAAGTCCCCCAATTACTGAAGTTGTTCAATCTGGTGTTGTTCCTCGCCTTGTGCAATTTCTTTCCAGGGATGACTTCACCCAGCTTCAGGTGAGTCtgcttatttatatatgtgtagctttgtgtgttttttttattcttgttattggaattttctctttgattcttctttgttctATTATAGTTTGAGGCAGCTTGGGCGCTCACCAATATCGCTTCAGGGACGTCTGAGGACACTAAGGTCATTATCGAAAGTGGTGCTGTCCCTTCATTCATCAAGCTTCTCAGCTCTCCCAGTGAGGAAGTCCGGGAACAGGTATCagtttagattttgatttttgtataatcttttggCTAAGAAGCTGTAAGATcatattgtttgatttttgtataatCTATTCGGACTGTTTTACCATCCTGACTACTTTGTTTTCTCCTGATTACAGGCTGTCTGGGCATTAGGAAACGTCGCTGGTGACTCACCAAGATGCCGTGATCATGTCCTCGGTTGCGATGCCATGATGTCCCTTCTGGCTCAATTCAACGAGCATTCAAAGCTCTCCTTGCTGAGGAATGCTACATGGACATTATCAAATTTCTGCAGAGGGAAGCCGCAACCAGCAATTGAGCAGGTTTCCTTTCATAGAACTATCTGCCATATACACACCAATTGGATATGTTTTTTAagtcttcttttctcttttaaccGTTTATCTGTTCTGAGattgtttcattgcatttgttGAGCAGACAACACCAGCTTTACCAGTTCTTGAGCGCCTTTTGCATTCAACCGACGAAGAAGTTCTCACAGATGCATCATGGGCTCTCTCATATCTCTCTGATGGTTCAAATGAGAAAATACAAACTGTTATCGACTCTGGTGTCATCCCTCGCCTTGTTCTGCTCTTAGCGTAAGTATATTTCTTTTAGCNNNNNNNNNNNNNNNNNNNNNNNNNNNNNNNNNNNNNNNNNNNNNNNNNNNNNNNNNNNNNNNNNNNNNNNNNNNNNNNNNNNNNNNNNNNNNNNNNNNNNNNNNNNNNNNNNNNNNNNNNNNNNNNNNNNNNNNNNNNNNNNNNNNNNNNNNNNNNNNNNNNNNNNNNNNNNNNNNNNNNNNNNNNNNNNNNNNNNNNNNNNNNNNNNNNNNNNNNNNNNNNNNNNNNNNNNNNNNNNNNNNNNNNNNNNNNNNNNNNNNNNNNNNNNNNNNNNNNNNNNNNNNNNNNNNNNNNNNNNNNNNNNNNNNNNNNNNNNNNNNNNNNNNNNNNNNNNNNNNNNNNNNNNNNNNNNNNNNNNNNNNNNNNNNNNNNNNNNNNNNNNNNNNNNNNNNNNNNNNNNNNNNNNNNNNNNNNNNNNNNNNNNNNNNNNNNNNNNNNNNNNNNNNNNNNNNNNNNNNNNNNNNNNNNNNNNNNNNNNNNNNNNNNNNNNNNNNNNNNNNNNNNNNNNNNNNNNNNNNNNNNNNNNNNNNNNNNNNNNNNNNNNNNNNNNNNNNNNNNNNNNNNNNNNNNNNNNNNNNNNNNNNNNNNNNNNNNNNNNNNNNNNNNNNNNNNNNNNNNNNNNNNNNNNNNNNNNNNNNNNNNNNNNNNNNNNNNNNNNNNNNNNNNNNNNNNNNNNNNNNNNNNNNNNNNNNNNNNNNNNNNNNNNNNNNNNNNNNNNNNNNNNNNNNNNNNNNNNNNNNNNNNNNNNNNNNNNNNNNNNNNNNNNNNNNNNNNNNNNNNNNNNNNNNNNNNNNNNNNNNNNNNNNNNNNNNNNNNNNNNNNNNNNNNNNNNNNNNNNNNNNNNNNNNNNNNNNNNNNNNNNNNNNNNNNNNNNNNNNNNNNNNNNNNNNNNNNNNNNNNNNNNNNNNNNNNNNNNNNNNNNNNNNNNNNNNNNNNNNNNNNNNNNNNNNNNNNNNNNNNNNNNNNNNNNNNNNNNNNNNNNNNNNNNNNNNNNNNNNNNNNNNNNNNNNNNNNNNNNNNNNNNNNNNNNNNNNNNNNNNNNNNNNNNNNNNNNNNNNNNNNNNNNNNNNNNNNNNNNNNNNNNNNNNNNNNNNNNNNNNNNNNNNNNNNNNNNNNNNNNNNNNNNNNNNNNNNNNNNNNNNNNNNNNNNNNNNNNNNNNNNNNNNNNNNNNNNNNNNNNNNNNNNNNNNNNNNNNNNNNNNNNNNNNNNNNNNNNNNNNNNNNNNNNNNNNNNNNNNNNNNNNNNNNNNNNNNNNNNNNNNNNNNNNNNNNNNNNNNNNNNNNNNNNNNNNNNNNNNNNNNNNNNNNNNNNNNNNNNNNNNNNNNNNNNNNNNNNNNNNNNNNNNNNNNNNNNNNNNNNNNNNNNNNNNNNNNNNNNNNNNNNNNNNNNNNNNNNNNNNNNNNNNNNNNNNNNNNNNNNNNNNNNNNNNNNNNNNNNNNNNNNNNNNNNNNNNNNNNNNNNNNNNNNNNNNNNNNNNNNNNNNNNNNNNNNNNNNNNNNNNNNNNNNNNNNNNNNNNNNNNNNNNNNNNNNNNNNNNNNNNNNNNNNNNNNNNNNNNNNNNNNNNNNNNNNNNNNNNNNNNNNNNNNNNNNNNNNNNNNNNNNNNNNNNNNNNNNNNNNNNNNNNNNNNNNNNNNNNNNNNNNNNNNNNNNNNNNNNNNNNNNNNNNNNNNNNNNNNNNNNNNNNNNNNNNNNNNNNNNNNNNNNNNNNNNNNNNNNNNNNNNNNNNNNNNNNNNNNNNNNNNNNNNNNNNNNNNNNNNNNNNNNNNNNNNNNNNNNNNNNNNNNNNNNNNNNNNNNNNNNNNNNNNNNNNNNNNNNNNNNNNNNNNNNNNNNNNNNNNNNNNNNNNNNNNNNNNNNNNNNNNNNNNNNNNNNNNNNNNNNN from Camelina sativa cultivar DH55 chromosome 3, Cs, whole genome shotgun sequence includes:
- the LOC104778531 gene encoding uncharacterized protein LOC104778531, with product MVTVTHFIPYSEKLIETTVTNEVSVVKNWLLAIRVAYQEEPTVIISLNSKTSPQDDAKTWTLQLCIKTKCLILQLLHANQNTNLGECISDLFLDERFVFIGIGIAEKVTKLGWLNRVVKKADVRDLVKVNFPLSYGEKSSRLSLKGMAYDLLGFGSWIPKRKICPTDLANEVLDEEVIKFLSIDAYVCYEIGCKML
- the LOC104760020 gene encoding uncharacterized protein LOC104760020, translating into METKYQNDDDQVSTQKQNGDIQLEIEQINKTPTIKTKKLSRGMHMFSVVMFMLRRRRRRKTFNTRFWRRVVESVRKVRSEITIMPSSNFINTIVLAPPPLPACTETEGEDGVGVEDVDESGDRLSEAIEVFTAASSSSSSGISGYGSAMSLRDLEYPYDDDIDEEDECYSDVEGGDDMIDEKAEEFIVRFYEQMKMQNQVYSDRCKAKGIMMN
- the LOC104778532 gene encoding importin subunit alpha-6-like, which encodes MSYRPSAKTEVRRNRYKVSVDADEGRRRREDNMVEIRKNKREENLQKKRREGFTAPMASQLGQGFSSSLPTETRLDNLQQLVIGVSSEDRGAQLEATAGLRKLLSIERSPPITEVVQSGVVPRLVQFLSRDDFTQLQFEAAWALTNIASGTSEDTKVIIESGAVPSFIKLLSSPSEEVREQAVWALGNVAGDSPRCRDHVLGCDAMMSLLAQFNEHSKLSLLRNATWTLSNFCRGKPQPAIEQTTPALPVLERLLHSTDEEVLTDASWALSYLSDGSNEKIQTVIDSGVIPRLVLLLA